The Pseudobacteriovorax antillogorgiicola genome includes the window AGCCACCTTCGAGCTGGACCAAACTCCTGATCAACGATTTTCACCACTAACCCTTGCTGATCCCAGTCAGTTAGAAAGTCGCGAAGGTGCTGTAATCATCCACTACCCGAAGATAGACGAGAGTGATCCAGAGCTAAAAAGTAAGGTTCATATGGATTTGGACACACAAATTCCACTTCCTTTCGCCCAGATTACCTCTCGCGACTGCCACACCCTAGGCCCATTTCCACCGGAAGAATGGGCTCTAGACCTAAGCCTTGGATTTGGTATTAAACATAGCTGCGACCAACTCAAGGGCAGTAGTGGCTCGGCACTGATCAATCGTACGACAGGTCATCTGCTCGGGGTAAACTGGGGTGGCATTAAGATTGGCTATGGCGGTGATCGTGGTGAAATGGTTGTAAACGTCGCCACTGCAAGTCCCTATGTTGCAATGTTTCTGGAGGGTGATGTAGATGAGGTTAAGAAAGAAGTTGATGCGATTGCTCAGAATCCACCCAAACCTTCGAGTGATCCAAGTCGCTGCGGCTCCATTAGCGCTTCTGCCCCAATGCCAGGATTCTGGCTCCTAGCTCTAAGCCCCTGTTTGATTCTCGCCTTGAGAAAGGACACATTATCTTGAACTTGAAGTACTCAACCTTCTGCTTACTACTGAGCATATCGCTATTTGCCTCCTCAGCCAGCATTGCCAAGGGCTTTGGCCACTATGCCCTCTTAGGAGAAATCTTGGAGGCTCAGTCGCAGATTTTGAACAAGTCGTATAAGGGTGCTGCTAAGACTCTTTGGGGCCTAAAACCGAAACCAACTGAATTTCAAAGATTAACGAAGTCCCTGCAAAAGGACAATTCACTGAACCTATCTTGGGTAAGCCCTTTAGTATTACCGACTATTCCTAAGTGCGTTGAAGTTGTGTCAATTCGCTGCCACATTACGAACGAAGTTGTGATGAGCCTGAAAACGGACACTTGGACATCTACCATGGAACTATTCGAGCGCCTTCATCAAAACAACCATCCCATACTGACTGAGATAAACATGGGTACTCTCTACTCTGGATTGCTCGTCAAGCATCGTAACTTTCGCCGCTCTTTGCTCGTCCTATTTCCATTGATACAAAAGGAAAAGGCTTTAGCCATACCCTACGAGTTGATCCAACAGCTTTACAACCATTCCGACCGATCCGACGGTAAAGTGGCAATCAAAAACCTGTAGAATCTAGCTAGATGATTTTACCTTCCTAATTGTTTGCGATTCCTCTAGACTGGACTGTCAATGAACACAGTTTAGTTTGAATCTCTGGGAATTGAAATTTATGAGCGCTCGACTCTCTTTTACAGAAGTCCTTAGTCAGAAAATAGCCTTACTATTCGATGGTGCTACCGGTACTGAACTATATAATCGCGGTCTGTTTATCAACCGCTGCTTTGAAGAAGCTAACCTCAGCAATCCAAACCTTATCCGAGAGCTTCACGAAGACTATGTGAAAGCCGGGGCTCAGGTTTTATCGACCAATAGTTGGGGAGCTAACTCCTTTAAACTACGGACTCACAACCTTCACGACAAAACCTATGAAATCAACAAGAAGGCTGCGAGTATAGCCCGCGAGGCCATAGGCCCTGATGGATATGTAGCTGGCTCAGTAGGGCCGTTAGGTGTGCGAATTGAGCCCTGGGGTCCAACATCTTTCGAAGAGGCAAAGAACTCCTTCAAAGAGCAGATCAAAGGGCTGGTCGATGGTGGCGTTGATGTGATTAGTTTGGAAACTTTCGGTGATATCTCAGAATTACAGCAGGCAATCCTCGCCTCGCGAGAGTTAAACCCGAAGATGCCTGTGATTGCCATGATCACCATTAACCCAGAAGGTCAAATGCCGGTGGGTACTCCGGCGGAGTGGGCCATAAAGAAGATTACAGAATGGGGCGTGGATGCCTTGGGCTTTAATTGCTCTGTGGGCCCTCAACCAATCATGTCCGCTGTTAAGAAGATTCAAAATACAACACGCTGCCCTATTGTAGTGCAGCCTAATGCAGGCCTTCCCAAACAGGTAGACGGCCGCACAATCTACATGTGCACCCCGGAATATATGGCTGAGTTCACCAAGCACTTTCTTGAGGCTGGTGTCCAATTTGTTGGTGGGTGCTGTGGAACATCACCTCAGCATATCAAAAGCATGGCTCAGGCCTTCCGCCACCAGAAGGCGATGCGACACTCAGAAGGAGATCTGTCACCAGAGTTTTCAAGCATCGAACACACTAGCTCTGGGGATATCTGTGCCGAAGGCTGTGAACGGGTTCCTCTAGAGAAAAAATCCAAGTGGGCCCAAAAAATCGCCAATGGTCAGATGGTATCCAGCGTCGAGTTACTGCCACCATCGAGCGTCTTGCCAGATAAAATCCTAGAGCGTTCCAAACAGCTAAAAGACGCTGGCGTCGATGCCATCAACATCCCGGACGGCCCTCGTGCTAGCGCCCGTATGAGTGCTATTCTCACGTCGGTGATGATTGAGCAGAAGGTTGGAATTGAAACAGTTCTTCACTACACCTGCCGGGATCGTAACCTTCTAGGCATGCAATCTGATATGATGGGTGCCCATGCCATTGGTTTGCGTAATATGCTTCTTGTCACTGGTGATCCTCCCAAGCTTGGCAACTATCCCGATGCCACCGGCGTCTTTGATATTGATGCCATTGGCCTCACCAATATGGTTCATAGACTGAATGGTGGCCTTGACTTAGGTGGTCGCCCGATTGGAGAACCAACAGCATTAACTATTGGCGTTGGTGTTAATCCTGTGCACCGAGACTTCGACTATGAAATGAAGCGTTTCAAATACAAGGTGGAAGCCGGTGCCGAGTGGGCCATCACCCAACCGGTTTTCGATCTGAGAGCGCTCTATAAGTTTATCGATCATATTGAAAAAGAGAATATCAAGATCCCGATCATCGCTGGGATTTGGCCTCTGCTTAGCTTCCGTAACGCTCAGTTTATGAACAACGAGGTTCCTGGTGTGGTGATTCCCGATGAAATCATGAAGCGGATGGCTGAGCCTCAGTCACCCGAGGACGCTAAAAAAGTGGGAGTTGAGATCGCTCATACCATGGTCGAGGAACTTGGCGATAGCGTTCAAGGCATCCAGGTATCAGCTCCATTCGGACGCGCTGACCTTGCTCTCAAAGTTCTTGGCAAGTAGCCAGACACCCAAAAGGGCGTGGATTACGAGCTATAGCGACAGAATATAGCCAAAGTGTATACCGATTAAGCGGCTATTATGTTATGACCCTCCTCGGAGGGTCTGAAATGAATACTAAGTACCTTAAAAATCAGGGCGAGCCAGAGGCAGTCGAACTGGCTCAAATCCTAAAGAATAGGCAGTGGGATCACTATATTGCAATACCTTGCTGCGGTGAGCATGAGCTACTTCCTGGCACCCTCGACAGTCTTGACGCTATGGAAAAAAGCGGCCACTTGCTTGTATTCTTACTGATCAATGAAGGGCCAGATACAGATCAAACTCTGAAACAAAGCAACCAGCAGACCCTTGCATACCTACAAAACCGATATACACTTGAGCCTTTGAAAACCTCCCCGAGGGCTTACCTTGGGGAAGGACCAAGCTACAGCCTGCTAGTCTTAGATCGCACTGGAGACCATTGTTTTCCCCCGAAGAAGGGAGTGGGTTTAGCTCGTAAGATTGGAGCTGATATCGGACTCGCACTTTTCCAGCAGTCAGTCTTGAAAAGTCCATGGATACATAACACTGATAGTGACGCCAGGCTACCGGTAGACTACCTAAGTCAGCTTCAAAATCAGATTCCTGAAAAAGCCTCGACTGTTCTTCATCGCTACCGTCACGTGCCAAGTAGTAGCCAGGAGCAAACCACCCACTGGCAAGCAGCCATGCATTACGAATCATGGCTAAGATACTACGTCCTTGGTTTACGCTCAGCTGGCTCTCCTTGGGCCTTTCCTACGATCGGTAGCACGATCTCAATTCATGCACCATCCTATGCAGCTGTTCATGGGTTCCCCAAACGTCAGGCCGGAGAAGATTTCTACCTACTCAATAAACTGGCAAAAGTTGGAGAGGTCTATCAAGCCAGGGGCCAACCCGTTATTCTTCAAGATAGGCGCTCCCATCGGGTGCCGTTCGGCACAGGGCAGGGCACACAAAAAATCGAAACCATGCTCCAGGATGGACAGCCCTATATGGTTTATCACCCGGCGAGCTTTATAGCATTGCGATGCTATTTGAATGCCGTGAAAGCTGCCATATTTGAAGGACAATCTTTCAAAGACGGCTTGCAGTGGAGCGGCGATTTATCTCTTGAAAGTGATTCCGAGCTTTTGAATATCACAGAAACCGAGTCTGCCATCAAAGCGGCGAAAACCCGTGCCCGAACTTTGGATGGGGCTTGGAAGCAATTTCATCATTGGTTCGATGCCTTCCGAACTTTGAAGTTTATACATCTCTGGCGAGATAAAAGGTTTGGGGAGTTAAGTTTAAAGGATGCCTTAAGTGCCTCGGACTTTTGGTCGGAGCCGGTAGCTGACCTACCAGCTTTATTGGAAAGACTTCGTCACCATGAAGAGACTGTTATAATTCAACATATGAACTAGTGCTTAGTCACATTGGGTTCTCTGCGTTGTTGTCTTCGTCTCTCAATCGTCGCTGTACGGGAGTACTATCTCCTCATTCATTCCTCGACGCCTAGCCGAGAATCCAATGTGACTAAGCACTAGTCTGAGAAGCCAGCACAGGGAAGACATCACACTATCGATCTGGATTTATGAAATATTAACCTGTAAATTAGACACTTATCGATAGCTCGACTGAAAACCTAAAAAAATTCTATTTTAGGATGGCATCTTCCTCCAAGTTTTTGTTATATAGCCCTTCGGCCGAAAAATTCAGGTCTATTTTTAAAACCCCAAAAATACTCAACGAACAACCATCATGTTGTCCAAACTAGGAGATTTTCATGAAAATCACTGCCATCCTTTTTGCTCAGTTTTTGCTTTCCAGCATCGCATTTAGTTCTGTGGAGGCGCTCTACACTCTTGCCGATGACATGGATGGAGTTTACCGCGCGACTGGCAACGATTATGCCCGCGACAACAACTTCTTAGATGCTGAAGTAATGGACAAGGCTGCATTTAAAAAGCTAGTTGAAGGCCGCACTGTAAGCGAAGTCAGCAGCTATAGCCAACAGAAGAATGCACTCAGTGAGTGTGTTTTCTACACAAAAGGCGCATACACAAATCCAAATCGTCCTGAAACGAACCATATCAGCGTTGCAACTTCCATGAGGCTTGCCGGAAAATTCACATCGATCACTCGTCGCGATGATTCCCTAGTTAAATTGGTTCGCATTGAAGGTAAAGGTCTTCTTGACCTTTTCATCCACTTTACAGCTCCTTGCGCTGTTGCTTTCTATGATGTTGAAGGCAATATTCTTGTAATCCAAGGTAACGGCACAGACTAAACTCTGAGGCTCGCTTGCGAGCCCTCTCTATCTAATATAAGTCAATCCCAATATGAAACACATCATCTAGATCCTGACTATCTCGCACCTTTTTTTGCGATTCAACGATGGCTTGCTTCAGAATTTCTTTGATTTGAATCTTAGTTTTTTCATTGCCACTAAAGGTTGCCGAGAGGTGGAAATCTGCATGACTCGCCTCACCATGACTCAGCTTATGAAGGGTTTCAATTCGCCAATTCCTATGATTATCGATCGATGCTGGATGACTTTCTTCTAAGTGAATGGATCTCTTGAGAACCTTAATCTCACCGCCTTCCCGTGAAATAATTTTCAATTGCTCAAGTTTCTTAAGCTCCTGGCCTAGTAGCTTTTCAGAAATTCTCAGTTTCTTTTGCAGCATCATCACATGAAAACGGAACTTAGGAATTGTAAGCAACATGTGAACACGTGCTGTGAGAGTCGAACTGTAGTAGGTGGCGATATTTTCTTCAGAAAGTGGTGCGCAGACACCCTGAAGCTTGTCAATCACCTTGGAGTGCATCCGTCGACATTCATCGATCTTATTTTTAATATATGTCTTGTGACTGTGGAGACCACTTCGAGACAAATCTCCAAGCAGCAAGAAATAATCCAGCCGCCAATTATAAAGCCCAAGCACCTTTCCGATAGCATAGAGTTGCTCATTGGAGAAATCCGCTCCTAACTTCATCACCCGCGAAAAATAGCTGGTGTGAATACCGGATTCCTGGGCTATCTGTCTCTGGGTACAGTGAGTTTCCTTGACGAAAGCCAAGATGACATCTCGGTAGCAATCATGTTCTAGGATGGTATTCATTTACTAATCGTCAATTTTAAGGCTCATATATATTTATTTTTTAGTATTCAATGGCCCACGGTCAGCCTAAAGTCAAGACTGAACCGAAGGAGGCAGACATGAGGTTATTGAGCATTCTCACTACTTTATTAATCTTAACTTTTGAAACCGCGACAATCGCAAACTCCCTAACTCTTGGTGACGCTATCGATGCCAAGATTGACCGGAGGCAAATCCATAGATACGATTTAAACCGCTTGGCTGAGCAGGAAGGGGGCGGTTGGTCGGGTAACGGCGGCGGGTCCTTAGCTCAAGATAACATTTGGTTTTTGGGCAGTGATCGGACTGTTCGCTACTGCATCGAACGGGCTCCCCAATACCCCATCTCAAGACTAAGGCTAAGAGTTATGGTACGCAAATCCATCGATCAGTGGCTAGGGTTTTTGAATCGCTACCATTTGGGTCAGGCGCAGATCGATCGACTCATCAGCCTCAATGCACCAGCTATGACACTTAAATTCGAACAAGAAGCTTGCCAAGAAACCACAGATTTAGTGTTTCTCTTTGGAGTCTCCAACCAGCTAATCGATAGCTACCGGTATCTCCAATCTGAAGATGGGCTAGGGCTGGCCATACGCCGAAGCTACAATCATGAGACACGCTGGAATCCCGGCTATATCTGGATCGATAGCTTTAGCACTCAAGCTGAGAAAGTTCATCATCTACTCCTTCACGAACTAGGTCATGTATTTGGCCTAAAGCATGACTCCGTATTCGTTATGGGGAATCACATCGATGCCCGATTGCGATCAGATTACTTTGATGGCCCTTACTTTGGCAGAATTGAGTCAGAAGCTTGGCCCTTTGATCTTCGTATGAACGAAGAACGGATCTTATCATCAAGCCTAGGTATCAAAGAACATATTCTTCCTTTTAGAGAATGCGATGTCTGGTCTATTTCAAGTCAATCCATTCCTAAGGTACTACGGGATACCCTTCACCTTCAGCCTCAAAGCTGCTACAAAATTACGCTTAGAAAAACGGATCGCCAAGACCAACTCCACAGTTTCAAGCTTGCGTTTATCAACCAAACATCAAATAAGAGACTAGAGTTTTCTGGTAGCTTTACAGATACCAAGGTCGAGACGGGCCACCCAGGACCTGGGGTATACAGTCATTGGGCCGCTAGCTCTGCTGCAAAGGCCTTTGAAGGAGATGTTTGGGCTTACGTACCTTTTACGAAAGGTCTTCAACAACGGCGGAAGAATGGTTGCTTTATAGTTAGCACACAGCAGTGCATTCCAGCCAGTATCAACTTTTCTAGGGGATTGAGCCTGGATATGTTCGATGGGAAAAGCCAGTGGTGGAGCTTAAATACCCCAGAGCTGCGGCTCCTAGAGGCAAAAAAGCAGGCTCCATTTTAAGCCGACTCCAGCCCTGACCTAGAAATCAAAACGATAGATAGTAAGGGTTATCTCCCCTCACTGTTCGGTTTGTCGAGCCATCCACAGCTAAACAAGAACCATCGCGGATACTAAGGATGCCAGCGTAGCGCTGGCTGTCGATATCAATGAAACATAAGGTGCGAGAAATTGTGCGTTCAATATCAATGGCCTTACTTCGATCAAAGGTAAATTTAAAATTATTGTTATCCTGTAGAAGACTCACATTGGAACCTGTTGTTTTTAAGTTACCCACACCATCGGAAAAAACACACTCTCCAGACGAAGGTCGATACGCTCCCAAAAAGAGAAATCCAATATAGTCTCCAAGACAAAGGTATTCCTGCCGCTGTCCATCTATCATAAAGGCTTTTGCCAGTTCACTGGTAGGTATCTCGATCGGCTTTTTTTCAGGACCAGGTTCTGGATCGGGATCGGGATCGGGATCGGGATCGGGATCGGGATCGGGATCGGGATCGGGATCGGGATCGGGATCGGGATCGGGACCGGGATCATCAGGGTTGCTTGCCCCCACTTCCTCGTAGAGTGTCACGACCATGCCATTGACGATGATTGGTGGACCCTGCGAAATAATCTCTAGGCGATACAGCTCGCCTTCACTTTCAATTTTGAAGGGAATCTTTTCAAGCTTCAGAGGACCAATTGGGACTGTAATCGCGGTATTAACTTCTTGTACCTTCTTTCGTTGGCTGCCTGTGAGCTGATAGATATTGAGTCTATGGTCTAATTGTCCTCGCTCATCAAAGAAAGCAAAGCCTACGTCGTAGTCGCCCGGAGGGAGGCCGTCTAGCTCGATACCAAGCTTCGTGCAAGCACAAAGGATATCCTGGGTAAGTGAATGGTAGAAAACATCCAAGTTGCCATTACGTGCCACATAGTTGAGGCCGCATGAGCTGCTTAGCGTGACATTGAGTGGATTATAGTTAAAGGCATCTTCAAAAACCCTAGAGTCTTTTTTAAGAGTGCGGCTAGATCCCTGCCAAGGGTACCAGAAAGTTTGAACATCTGTTTCCAGGGTTCCAAAGTCGATTTCCAAGCGAATCTTTGGAACTAGCTCTCCATGTGCTACAGAGCAGAGAAGAAGGAGTATCAGGCCCATGGCAGTGAGTCTCATTTTTTACCCTTTCAGTCGAGTTATCACCAGACTACCAATGTCATAGAGCTTGCTACGATTGATGCTTTTGAAATTGATTCAGTGAACTTCTTTTATTTTGATCAGTTTGCGAACCAAGCCTCAACCCTCTCCAGTGACCGCCATGACAACATTACCAGCCACTAGCCCGGCAAAAGGCACTGCTGCCATATAGGATGTCGCCTTAAAAAAGCCTCGCCTACTATAAGTTCTCGTCATCACGTTAACTCCTTTGTAAATGCTTCTTCAGTACGTGAGGCGACACTATACCAGCAAACAAGGCAGGGCTCGATTACAAAACAATGGCAATCTATACCTTAAACACCATGGGCTTGAGGGACGGCTAGCGTTGACTTAATAGATCCTTCAGACGCCCCAAACCCTTCTCTAATGCCGCCATCTCAGGACCATAACTAAACCGCACATAGCCTTTAAGACGCGAGGGAATATGACGCCGTCGCCGCCCAGGGTTCACATCAAAAAACTCCCCTGGAACACA containing:
- a CDS encoding bifunctional homocysteine S-methyltransferase/methylenetetrahydrofolate reductase, translated to MSARLSFTEVLSQKIALLFDGATGTELYNRGLFINRCFEEANLSNPNLIRELHEDYVKAGAQVLSTNSWGANSFKLRTHNLHDKTYEINKKAASIAREAIGPDGYVAGSVGPLGVRIEPWGPTSFEEAKNSFKEQIKGLVDGGVDVISLETFGDISELQQAILASRELNPKMPVIAMITINPEGQMPVGTPAEWAIKKITEWGVDALGFNCSVGPQPIMSAVKKIQNTTRCPIVVQPNAGLPKQVDGRTIYMCTPEYMAEFTKHFLEAGVQFVGGCCGTSPQHIKSMAQAFRHQKAMRHSEGDLSPEFSSIEHTSSGDICAEGCERVPLEKKSKWAQKIANGQMVSSVELLPPSSVLPDKILERSKQLKDAGVDAINIPDGPRASARMSAILTSVMIEQKVGIETVLHYTCRDRNLLGMQSDMMGAHAIGLRNMLLVTGDPPKLGNYPDATGVFDIDAIGLTNMVHRLNGGLDLGGRPIGEPTALTIGVGVNPVHRDFDYEMKRFKYKVEAGAEWAITQPVFDLRALYKFIDHIEKENIKIPIIAGIWPLLSFRNAQFMNNEVPGVVIPDEIMKRMAEPQSPEDAKKVGVEIAHTMVEELGDSVQGIQVSAPFGRADLALKVLGK
- a CDS encoding trypsin-like peptidase domain-containing protein, with the protein product MKYPYLLSLVLALVSCKKPVKISTTAYIIGTNDITTFEPMAESLPFEGLSHSSALITVPMDNGQLKFCSGSLIEGETPQSAPRVITNHHCFTQDIEEKTQASTGLVENHCKGAKVFLGFLKADIENKEVRRCRLGSFRSDSILDLATFELDQTPDQRFSPLTLADPSQLESREGAVIIHYPKIDESDPELKSKVHMDLDTQIPLPFAQITSRDCHTLGPFPPEEWALDLSLGFGIKHSCDQLKGSSGSALINRTTGHLLGVNWGGIKIGYGGDRGEMVVNVATASPYVAMFLEGDVDEVKKEVDAIAQNPPKPSSDPSRCGSISASAPMPGFWLLALSPCLILALRKDTLS
- a CDS encoding DUF4423 domain-containing protein encodes the protein MNTILEHDCYRDVILAFVKETHCTQRQIAQESGIHTSYFSRVMKLGADFSNEQLYAIGKVLGLYNWRLDYFLLLGDLSRSGLHSHKTYIKNKIDECRRMHSKVIDKLQGVCAPLSEENIATYYSSTLTARVHMLLTIPKFRFHVMMLQKKLRISEKLLGQELKKLEQLKIISREGGEIKVLKRSIHLEESHPASIDNHRNWRIETLHKLSHGEASHADFHLSATFSGNEKTKIQIKEILKQAIVESQKKVRDSQDLDDVFHIGIDLY